The genomic stretch GGCGTAGAGGTCGGGGGCGGCGAGGGTTTCGCCGCGGGCGAGCCGATCGGCGGCGGCCGGCGCGAGGAGTCGAAGGCGGCCGGGCCATCCGGAGGGGCCGGATATGGCCGCGGCGGCGCCGCAGATGCGGATGTCGGCGGCGAGGGCGAGATCGAGGGCTGCGCCGGCGAGGGTGCCTTCGAACCAGGCGATGACGGGGACGCGGCCGAGGACGAGGCGGAGGAGTTCCGCGCGGGACGGCGCGGGTGCTGCGGCGAGGGCATCGGCATCGACGAGGAGGCAGCGGGCGTCCTCAGGGAGGGCGTCGAGGGCGTCGGCGAGCCAGCCAGGCGGAGCACCGGGCGGGGGGAGGGGGAGCCGGGCGATGGCAGGCATGCAGGAAGTGTAGGGGAGGGGAGGAGGGAGAGGGAGGAGGGAGCCCCGCCCCGGCCGCACCCGCCCCGCCGAGGGAGGAGGGAGGAGGGAGGAGGGAGCCCCGCCCCGGCCGCACCGGCCCCACCGAGGGAGGAGGGAGGAGGGAGGAGGGAGCCCCGCCCCGGCCGTACCGGCCCCGCCGAGGGAGCAGGGAGGAGGGAGCCCCGCCCCGGCCGCACCGGCCCCGCCGAGGGAGCAGGGAGGAGGGAGCCCCGCCCCGGCCGCACCGGCCCCGCCGAGGGAGCAGGGAGGAGGGAGCCCCGCCCCGGCCGTACCGGCCCCGCCGAGGGAGGAGGGAGGAGGGAGCCCCGCCCCGGCCGCACCGGCCCCGCCGAGGGAGCAGGGAGCAGGGAGCGGGGAGCAGGGAGGGGGCTCACGTGGGGCGGGGTGCGGATTGCAGGTAGACTGGAGGGGGGCCCGGACTTCGGGCGCAGGAGGTTTTTGCGGTGCAGCTTTCTGAATCGCTGACGCGCGCGTACAACGCGCAGATCAAGCTAGAGTTTGAATCGTCGTTCGTGTACCTGCAGATGGGTGCGGACTTCGAGCTGCGAAGCCTGCCGGGGTTCAGCCACTGGATGCGGCTGCAGTCGTCGGAGGAGTACACGCACGCGATGAAGTTCATCAACTTCGTGCTGGAGCGCGGGGGGAAGCTGGAGCTGCTGGCGCTGGACAAGCCGGCGCCGACGCCGGGGACGGTGGTGGAGGCGTTCGAGGCGGCACTCCGGCATGAGCAGCGGGTGACGAAGGCGATCCACGACCTGTATGCGCAGGCGCTGGAGGAGCGGGATTATGCGTCGCTGCCGTTGCTGCAGTGGTTCGTGAACGAGCAGACGGAGGAGGAGGCGACGGTGAGCACGATCCTCGAGCGGCTGCGGATGGTCGGCGATGACCGGACGGGCATCCTTTTCATGGACCGGGAGCTCGGGCAGCGCGCGGCGGGCGCGGCCGCGGCCTCCCAGGCGAAGGCCGAGGAGGGCGCCGAGTAAGCGCTGTCCGGGGAGCGCAAGAAGCGGGGGCCGGCAGCTATCCCGGCCCCTGCCGGCGTCCGGGCGGGGACGCGCCTCAGCCGCCGGCGCGCTGGATGGGGCCGACGGGTGTCACCGCGGGGGCCACGAGCGGAAGGTACTGGCGGGCGTAGGCGTCCTGGCGGGCGGTGAGGTTCCGGACGACCATGATGAGGAGCACCTGGCTGACGGTGACGAGGGTGCCGCCGATGAACCCGGCGTAGCCGCTGGCGGTGGAGGTATCGCTTTCGGAGGGGACGCCGACAGTTGCGAGGACGACGCCGATGTGGAAGGTCACCCAGGCGAGGATGTGGGTCACCGGCACGGGGAGGCCCTTCCACTGCCAGCCGATGGGAGGGGCGATGGTGGGGGTGGTGGCGCGCCAGGCCTGGTTCCAGATGCGGAGCGGGAACCAGTAGTTGATGATGGGGACGAACCAGCTGCCGACGGCCCAGCCGGTGCCGAGTTCGAGGACTGGCTGGAATGGGAGGAGGTTCCCGGTGATCCGGCGGGTCCAGACGATGAGCAGGATGAAGAGTACGAGGAGCGCCAGGGCACCGAACCCGATGAACCCGCCGGAGACATCCAGTGTCTCCCAGTCGGCGGCGAGGGCGCCGGCAAGGCCGAGCGCGGCGCCGATGCCGTAGAGCACAGCGGTGATTGCGGCAAAGACGGTGATGGCGGTGGCCAGCCCGGAGGCGGAGAGGTAGAACCAGTTTCCCGGCAGGGCCCCGGCGGGCGGCGGGTAGGAGGCGTAGGGGGCTTGGGGCCAGGCCGGCGGCGGTGGGGGCGCCTGTTGCGGCCAGGGGCCGGCTGCGGGGGGTGTCCCCGGGGAGCTCGCAGCCGCGGGGGACGGGCCGGGGGAGGCAGGCCCGGCAGCAGGGGCGGGGGGCTGCTGGGTCAGTGCTCCGCCGCACTTCCAGCAGAAAGCGGCGCCCTGTGCCGACCAGGCACCGCAGCGGGGGCAGTACATGGGCGGAATCCTCCTTTCTTCCGGGGCAAGCGTAGCTGCCGCGCGCGGCAGCGGTCAGGGGGGTGCCCGGGTTGGCCGTCCGAGGGGCCCCGATCGACCCACGAGAACGCCCCGGGGGAGGGTAACCGGGGGAGGCGTCAAAGGGTGTCGCGGAGGGGGGCGCCGGCGGGGGCTACCACCAGATTTTGCTTTCGATGTCCTCGGGGAGGTCTTCCCAGTCGGTGGTCCAGAGGTTGGAGGAAAGGTACTTCCAGCCGCCGTCGGCGAGGAGGCAGACGATGTGCTGTTCGCCTTCGAGCCGCTCGGCGGCCTTGAGCGCGGCCTTCACGACGGCCCCGCAGCTGATGCCGACGAAGAGGCCCTCTTTCTGGGTGATCTCCTTGGCCATGGCGAAGCTGGAGCGGCTGTCGACGACGATTTTTCCGTCGAGGACGGTTTCGTCGAAGACGGGCGGGATGAAGCCTTCTTCGAGGGCGCGGAGGCCCTGGACGAGGTCGCCGGGGTGGGGCGCGGCGGCGATGACTTTGACGCCGGGCTTGTGCTCTTTGAGGAAGCGGCCGGTGCCGGTGAGGGTGCCGCCGGTGCCGAGGCCGGCGACGAAGACGGTGACCTCGGGGAGGTCGCGCAGGATCTCCGGGCCGGTGGTTTCGTAGTGGGCGCGGGGGTTGGCTTCGTTGCCGTACTGGTAGGGGAAGTAGTACTTGCCGGGGTTCGCCTCGACGATCTCTTTCGCCTTTGCGATGGCGCCGTTGGAGCCAAGTTCGCCGGGGGTGTAGATGATTTCGGCGCCGTAAGCGCGGAGGAGGAAGGTGCGCTCCTCGCTGACGCTTTCGGGCATGACGCAGACGACGCGGTAGCCCTTGACGCGGCCGATCATGGCGAGGCCGATGCCGGTGTTGCCGGACGTGGGTTCGAGGATGGTATCGCCGGGTTTGAGTTCGCCGCGGGCCTCGGCGGCCTCGATCATGTACTTGGCGATGCGGTCTTTAACGGAGCCGGTGGGGTTTTGGCCCTCGAGCTTGGCGTAGAGGTGGATGCCCGGCCGCGGCGAGAGCTTCTGCATCTCGACGAGCGGGGTGTTGCCGATGAGGTCGAGGACGGAGCGGTAGAGGGCCATCGGGGCTGGGGCTACTGGCCGCCGGCGAGCGCGGGGAGGATATCGAGGACATCGCCGGGCTTGAGGGCGGTATCGATGCCGCCGGTGTAGCGGATGTCCTCGTCGTTCAGGTAGATGTTGACGAAGCGGTGGGGCTTGCCGTCGGGTCCGTAGACCTGGGCTTTGAAGCCGGGGTAGCGGGCTTCGATGTCGTCGAAGACTTCGGCGACGGTGCGGCCGGAGGC from Tepidiforma thermophila encodes the following:
- a CDS encoding enoyl-CoA hydratase-related protein; the encoded protein is MPAIARLPLPPPGAPPGWLADALDALPEDARCLLVDADALAAAPAPSRAELLRLVLGRVPVIAWFEGTLAGAALDLALAADIRICGAAAAISGPSGWPGRLRLLAPAAADRLARGETLAAPDLYAAGLVSALLPAGGAAAEAGRLAAVVASRGPIALELAKEAIWRGLPQPLEQALRFETDLTMLLQTTKDRAEGVRAFLEKRPPAFTGE
- a CDS encoding ferritin; translation: MQLSESLTRAYNAQIKLEFESSFVYLQMGADFELRSLPGFSHWMRLQSSEEYTHAMKFINFVLERGGKLELLALDKPAPTPGTVVEAFEAALRHEQRVTKAIHDLYAQALEERDYASLPLLQWFVNEQTEEEATVSTILERLRMVGDDRTGILFMDRELGQRAAGAAAASQAKAEEGAE
- a CDS encoding DUF4328 domain-containing protein — its product is MLYGIGAALGLAGALAADWETLDVSGGFIGFGALALLVLFILLIVWTRRITGNLLPFQPVLELGTGWAVGSWFVPIINYWFPLRIWNQAWRATTPTIAPPIGWQWKGLPVPVTHILAWVTFHIGVVLATVGVPSESDTSTASGYAGFIGGTLVTVSQVLLIMVVRNLTARQDAYARQYLPLVAPAVTPVGPIQRAGG
- a CDS encoding PLP-dependent cysteine synthase family protein, with product MALYRSVLDLIGNTPLVEMQKLSPRPGIHLYAKLEGQNPTGSVKDRIAKYMIEAAEARGELKPGDTILEPTSGNTGIGLAMIGRVKGYRVVCVMPESVSEERTFLLRAYGAEIIYTPGELGSNGAIAKAKEIVEANPGKYYFPYQYGNEANPRAHYETTGPEILRDLPEVTVFVAGLGTGGTLTGTGRFLKEHKPGVKVIAAAPHPGDLVQGLRALEEGFIPPVFDETVLDGKIVVDSRSSFAMAKEITQKEGLFVGISCGAVVKAALKAAERLEGEQHIVCLLADGGWKYLSSNLWTTDWEDLPEDIESKIWW
- a CDS encoding MoaD family protein, encoding MTSTATPTVSVRLTAVLQKLTGGQKTIEASGRTVAEVFDDIEARYPGFKAQVYGPDGKPHRFVNIYLNDEDIRYTGGIDTALKPGDVLDILPALAGGQ